Part of the Fusobacteriaceae bacterium genome is shown below.
CTCGTTTTTGCCGAGTCGACAGGAAGCAACGGGAGCGCCCTTAATAACGTTGTAACAATTTCTGGCGGACAAGCGGACACTGTTATTGGCGGTGAAGTATCGGGAGCCAAATATATGACTACCGGAGATGTAAAGGGCAACAAAGTGATTATGTCCGGCGGTCAGGTTATTGTCAATTCTTCAGTCGATGCTAGCGGTGCCGTCACCGGTGGAAGCGGTTGGATGAGCGACGGTGAAATTTCCGGAAATAGCGTAGAGATGTCCGGCGGTGAGACCGATCAAGTAAACGGCGGGGCTTTGGTATCAGGGACAGGATCTTTGAAAAACAATTCCGTAAAAATCACAGGCGGAAAAGTCACAAGCTTTGTAATAGGTGGTTCTAACGCAAGCTTAAACATAGGAGCTGCAATTGGTCGCCCTGCATTCGCCGCGACCAACGTAGCCACGGAAGGCAATGAAGTCACGATTGGCGGCTCAGCAGAAGTAAAGAATGTAATCGGGGGACTTACCGAGAGTGAAGCCGTAGGCGCAACAAATTCAGCGACAAAAAACATCGTAAATATTGAAGGAAGCCCAAAAATAACCGGCAGTGTCTATGGTGGATGGGATGAGAGTACCGTAGCGGTGCATTATGATTTGTTTACCGGAAATACGCTCAACAAAAACAGCAACGCTACTTTACCGACAGTTTTAAATTTCGAAAAAATCAACTTCGCCTACTCAGGAGCCGCAAACATTACCAAATTGGACGTAACACCGGCGATCACAGCCCCCACGGCGTCCGACCCGACCGGCTCCGTCATCAACACCGGCTCCTACGACGTCGAATTCGCCGGCCAAATCACCGGAACGGGAACTGTCGAAAAAGCGGGATCGGGCGAACTGCTCTTGACCGGCACAAACAATGACTACACCGGCAACACGACGGTGACGGCGGGAACCCTCGCCCTCAAAGGCGCAATTACCGCGAGCAGCGTCAAAGTCAACAGCGGCACAACTTTTACGGCCTACCAAGGCGCGAAAATCGGCGGCAACCTTGACGCGAGCGGCGCAACCCTCAACTTCTATGTCCCCGGCACGGCCACAGACGGCGACAAAATCCTCACGGTAGGAGGATCGGCAGACGTCTCGGGCAGCACGGTCAATGTCGGAATCGACGGAAGCAGTTCTGCGCTCGACACTGGGGATGAGATCATCCTGATTGACGCGGCTTCCCGCGCGGGAGTTCCCTCAAACGCTAAATCCTCAGGGACCGCCATGAAAGGCGTAACGCTGCAATATGATTTTGAACTGATTACAAATACCACTCAACTCATTGCGAAGCTTTTGACGGACACCACGAGCATTGTTCCGCCCATGGGCGCCGGAACCCTCAATCCCAGAGTGAAGGCCCTCTCGGAAGGGTACATCGCGGGGATCTCCCTGATCAACCAGGGCGGCGACCTGATCGACCCATCCAAAATACAGAACTTCAGCTATGATTTTGAAGGATTCGCCATAATGAACGGCGGTTCAAGTCGCTACAACACCGGCTCCCATGTGGACTTGAAGAGCTTTTCGGTCGTAGCGGGCGTAACGAAGGGCAAGGAAGTGTCCGGAGGCAAACTCATGTTTGGCGGCTTCTTCGAATACGGAACCGGCTCCTATGACACCTACAATTCCTTCACGAGTCTCGCTTCCGTACGCGGCGACGGCGACCTCAGCTACTTCGGCGGCGGCATCCTCGGCCGGATGGACTTCAAACCTGTAAAATCCGGGAATTTCTACCTTGAAGGCTCCCTGCGGGCGGGCCGCATCAAGAATAAGTACAGCAGCAAAGACTTGCAGTCCGTAATCGGAACGATCGCGGCTTACAGTAAGACCGACGGGTATGCGGGCTTCCATCTGGGCGCAGGATATCGCTGGAACATTACTGAAAAGACCGAACTTGATCTTTACACGAAGTATTTCTATACGAAGGAAAAGGGCGATCACGTGATTCTCTCGACGGGCGACGACATCCACTTCAAAGACGTTACGTCCAGTCGGATCCGGATCGGCGGCAGACTCAGCGGAAACGGGGAAAAGGTAAAGCCATACGCGGGATTGGCTTGGGAATATGAAGGCGACGGCAAGGCCCGGGCGACGACATCCGGTCTCAAGATCGGAACGCCTTCCCTGACAGGCTCGACAGGGATCGCGGAGCTGGGCGTGAAGCTCACTCCCTCCCCCAAATGGACCCTCGACATCGGGATCCAGGGCTATGTCGGCGAGCGCGAAGGCGTCACCGGCAGCCTGCGGGTAAAATACGTGTTTTAGGCCTCGACCTCTCAGCCGAACCGACTTTGTTTCACGTAAAGTCAACGTTGAAATGATAATTTTAATAAAAGGCAGAAACTGCGCGAAAATCGCGCAGTTTCTTTTAAAAAAGACAATAATTCCTTGGAATTTCCCCTTCGCAAGGGGAAATGTCGGCCGCAGGGCCGACAAAGAGGTCGAGACCCGACGTCGGTCCATTTTTCCTGTAAACGATGCTTGTAGGGGCGAATGATTATTCGCCCATCCTGATCGTCCCCCCCTTACCGCGGATACCGCAAATTCTCCTCCGTCGCCTCCCGCAAAACCTTCAGATATCGCTCCGCCTCCCACTTGGCCATGCCGAGATTCTGCTCGCTGTAATTGCCGCATTCGTCGGGCTTGGCGCCCGGGATTTCCCCCTCGAACGCAAGGATCCATTAAAGCGTTTCCGTGATGATCGGAAGCGCGTCGCGGCTGTCCATATCCTCCTCAAAGATCGCGTAAAATCCGGTTCTGCACCCCATAGGACCGAAGTAGACGGTCTTTCCGGCATAGGTCGGATGGTTGCGCAGAAAGGTCGCGATTTTTTCCATTTTTCCCCCTATTTACCGCTGATCGCGGTAACAGTTTCCCGCTTGACATGATCGCGGTTGATTTTGCTTTTCGAGACTTCCAAATCGTAAAATTTCTGTAAGTCCGACCAGAAAGATGGACTCATCCCGAAATAGTCCGACAGTCTGCGCCCCATTTCTCCGGAAATTGCCCTTTTGTCCCTGACGATGCTGTCAACCGTTTTCCACGAGGCATGCAAACCAAGGGCCAATTTGTTGACAGACAGACCAAGTGGTTCCATAAACTCCTTAAGCAATATCTCGCCTGGTGTGGGTATCTTGATATCAATATACTGTTCGTTTTTCATACCATATTATATCAATTTTCAGGAATTCTGTAAAGATCCGAAAAATTCCAGCGCCCTGGCGAGCACAAGATCCTGCGCGCCCGGGATCGACAAGCGGTGATCCCCGCCCGGCACAACCGTAATCGGAACCGCAAATTTTTCCGCGAAGCGCGTCGCCTCGGCGACCGGAACCTCTTCGTCCGCTTCTCCGTGAATCATGGCCAGCTCCCCGTATTCAGGCCGCCAGATCGAAAACACATCGTTTTCGTCGAGGTCCTCGAAGAAGCCCCGGGTGAGCTTCAGCGGCCGGAAATAGCCGTAATCGCTCCCTAATTCCACATATCCTTGAGCCGCAAGACTCTCTTTCTCTTTTGGAGCCAGTTCCCGCATCAAGTCGGGCATACAGACGGCCGCCGAACGCAGGAAAGCCTTTTTCCCTGCGGATTTTACGCCCGCCAGGTAGAGGAGCGCCAGATAGGCCCCGAAGCTGGAGCCGAAATAAAAAATCTCCTTTTCCGGGCATTGGCTTCCGAGCCAGGCGTCAACCGTCCCGATATCGGCGAGACAATTGGCAATTCTCAGATATTCCCCGTCCCCAGGGCTTTTTCCGTGGGCTGGCAGATCGAGGGCCGCGACCCCGATGCCCCGCTTCGGGAATTCCTCGAGCAAAAAGGTCGCCGTGGGGCTCTCTTTGCTGCTCCCGAAGCCGTGAATCACGAGGCAGAGCGCCTCCGCTCCGTCTATGGCCGCCGTCAGCGGAATATCATAGCCCCTCTTGCTTCTCAAGGCCGTTTTCATTACGGTATTTTTCATGGTTCCTCCTTATCCCTTTGTACGAGATTCCCTTACCGCAGACGCGCAATGCGCGTCCCTACACATTTTTCATTCCATATGTGCCTTATCAATGGTTTTTGAGACAAAAAATTTGGGTTTGCTTTTTTTGAAAAAATATGCTATAGTAAAATTATCAAAGTATTGCCGGGAATAACGGCTCGAATATTATTCACTCGTATGTGTAACACCACCGGGAATAACGGTTCGAATATTATTCACTCGTATGATGAGGCTGGTTTATCCAGCCTTATTCTATATCAAGGGGGAAGAATCCGAACTTTAAAACAATGCCGCATCATCACCATGGGCTGCATTTTCAAAGATGTTTCCGATTACAAATGCCTATAAACAGAAAATTTATAATACCAAAAATTTATTTTTTCAGACCGTTTTGGAACCGTATATCAAAAATAATCTGAAAGATATTATTGCCAAAGCGCAAAGCTACTTAAGCAGGTATGAATCCGGAGAGCGTCCGTTATACGCTGTCGATATAGAAGCTATTATGCGAACGCTAAACCTGATACCTTGAAATCCCAACCCTTTTCCCTTCGCGCAAGATTTTTTATTTCACATTCTCCCACCACTTTTGAAATGTCTGCCCCCGATCACCGATTCGGACCACTTCCCCGATCATGGGCGTGATCAGCGGCAAATTCTCTTTTTCAGCGTTTTCCGCGATTTTATCGAGAGGCTCCCGCCACGTATGGGTCGAGAGGATATACTTGGAATTGTGCACGGTAAATAAGCGGGTCGCATCGATGTCTTTCGCCGCCTTGACCAGGTCTTCGGGCAGCATGTGGATATAGCGCCAATCCGGGTTGTACTGCCCGTTTTCGAGGATCGCCAGATCGATTTTTCCGTATTTTTCTCTGATCTTCGCAAAATGCCCGTCATAGCCGCTGTCTCCGCTGATATAGATTTTTTTTGCCGGGGTTTCGATGATCCAGCCCACCCAGAGGCTCTTGTTCCGGGTAAATTTGCGGCCCGAAAAATGCCGCGCGGGCAGGCAGTCAATGGTGAAATCTTCCGTGAAGGCGCTTTTTTCGTTCCAATCGAGCTCCACGATTTTTTCCTCCGGGAATCCCCAATACGCCAAATGTTCCCCCACGCCGAGACCGCAAACCACTTTTCCGATCCGGTCTTTAAGGGCTTTCATGGCCTTGTAGTCCAGATGATCCCAGTGATCATGGGTAATCAGGAGATAATCGATGTCCGGGAAATCTTCGGGCTTGTAGATTTCCGTCCCGGGAAAAGCCATATTGAAAAAGGAAAGCGGGGCCCCCTCAAAGAGAACGGGATCCACTAAAATCCGCTTTCCGTTCAATTGCAAATAAAGAGAGGAATGCCCGAGCCAGACGAGGACGTCCGCCTTGGGATCAAGGGCCTTCAGATCGGTTTTGACCGAGGGAATCGCGCTTTTGGGGCGCAGATTCTTCCGGCTGGAAAAAAGAAATTTCAGCATGGATCTGATCGGCGGCCGCTTCACCGCCATGACCGGCGTGGGCGTCTCGTTGTGAAAAACGCCGTCCCGATAATTGGGGGATTTTTCGATCCGGGCGAGACGCTCTCCCAGGGGGAGCCGCCCGAATTTCGGATGACGCAAAAAGACACAGCCCGAGCCCGCAAGAACAAGAAGCAACAGGAAAAAGAAAAATGCCATACGCTTAACCTTCCTCATTTGTCCAGCCTTACGAGCTCATAGTCGAGAGAACCCAGCCCGATGGCCGCGCCGTGGTTCAGCGTGTGGACGCCGTTCCGGGATTCCATGCGCTCTATCAGGGATTTGCCGTCGGGGGCCGCGTAAACGAGATCGACGCAGGCCTTGTCAAGGGCCACGGGATCGAGAGACGAAAGGACGCCGATATCGTGCATATCGGGTTCTTCGGGACTGGAATCGCAGTCGCAATCCACGGAAAGCCGGTTCATGACGCTGATGTAAATAATCTTCTCTTTGCGATCGTCGGCGACCGCCTTGGCCGCTTCGGCCATGGATTCGAGAAACTGGTCGTGCGTCCCGCCGGACCAGCCGCTCTTTGTCTTTCCTGCCGAATGGATCCACAATTTTCCGGCAGCGGAGGCGAGGCCGATGGACATATTCTTGACGGCGCCGCCGAAGCCGCCCATGGCGTGGCCCTTGAAGTGGGAGAGGATCACGTAGAAATCGTAATTTCGAAAATGAGAGCCCACAAAATCCTCTTTGAGATTTTTGCCGCCTTTGACCGGAAGGCTGATTTCTCCTTCCTCATCGAGGATATCGACGGGAGCGATGGCTGTAAAGCCGTGATCCTTCGCGACCTGCTTGTGATGTGCGGCGCTTGCTCTTTGGCTGCCGTAGGCGGTATTGCATTCGACAAGGGTCCCCTTGATCCCCTGCACAAGGTCCTTGATCAGGGCCGGCTGCAGAAAATTGTGTCCGCCGGGCTCCCCCGTACTGATTTTTACGGCGACCCGTCCGGAAGCCTTGACGCCAAGGGCCTCATAGACCGCCACAAGTCCCTTGGGGCTGATGTCTTTCGTAAAATATACTTTCGGCTTGGCCGCCTTCGGGGCCGCTTCCGTTTTTTTCGGGAGAATGCCCGAAAGGACAATAAAGAGCAGCAAAACTACGGTTGAAGTTTGCGTGAGTTTCATGGGGCCTCCTTTTAATTTGAGATTTTGTCTTGCGGCTGTTCCCGGCCTGACTACTACTGATCAGGCCGCGAAAATTTCTTATGTTATACTATCACATGGAGTTGACTCCAAGTCAAGAGTTTTTTGGAAAATTTCATCGCGAGTTATGTTGAGGATCCCGATGATCAGGGGGAAGAAGGGGATATCTATTGAGGGAGGCGCCCCGCCTGATAGCTCTCGAGCTCTATGGAAAATGAGCCGTATTTGACCT
Proteins encoded:
- a CDS encoding autotransporter domain-containing protein, with product MDVTPAITAPTASDPTGSVINTGSYDVEFAGQITGTGTVEKAGSGELLLTGTNNDYTGNTTVTAGTLALKGAITASSVKVNSGTTFTAYQGAKIGGNLDASGATLNFYVPGTATDGDKILTVGGSADVSGSTVNVGIDGSSSALDTGDEIILIDAASRAGVPSNAKSSGTAMKGVTLQYDFELITNTTQLIAKLLTDTTSIVPPMGAGTLNPRVKALSEGYIAGISLINQGGDLIDPSKIQNFSYDFEGFAIMNGGSSRYNTGSHVDLKSFSVVAGVTKGKEVSGGKLMFGGFFEYGTGSYDTYNSFTSLASVRGDGDLSYFGGGILGRMDFKPVKSGNFYLEGSLRAGRIKNKYSSKDLQSVIGTIAAYSKTDGYAGFHLGAGYRWNITEKTELDLYTKYFYTKEKGDHVILSTGDDIHFKDVTSSRIRIGGRLSGNGEKVKPYAGLAWEYEGDGKARATTSGLKIGTPSLTGSTGIAELGVKLTPSPKWTLDIGIQGYVGEREGVTGSLRVKYVF
- a CDS encoding HigA family addiction module antidote protein, yielding MKNEQYIDIKIPTPGEILLKEFMEPLGLSVNKLALGLHASWKTVDSIVRDKRAISGEMGRRLSDYFGMSPSFWSDLQKFYDLEVSKSKINRDHVKRETVTAISGK
- a CDS encoding alpha/beta hydrolase, with the protein product MKNTVMKTALRSKRGYDIPLTAAIDGAEALCLVIHGFGSSKESPTATFLLEEFPKRGIGVAALDLPAHGKSPGDGEYLRIANCLADIGTVDAWLGSQCPEKEIFYFGSSFGAYLALLYLAGVKSAGKKAFLRSAAVCMPDLMRELAPKEKESLAAQGYVELGSDYGYFRPLKLTRGFFEDLDENDVFSIWRPEYGELAMIHGEADEEVPVAEATRFAEKFAVPITVVPGGDHRLSIPGAQDLVLARALEFFGSLQNS
- a CDS encoding MBL fold metallo-hydrolase, which translates into the protein MAFFFFLLLLVLAGSGCVFLRHPKFGRLPLGERLARIEKSPNYRDGVFHNETPTPVMAVKRPPIRSMLKFLFSSRKNLRPKSAIPSVKTDLKALDPKADVLVWLGHSSLYLQLNGKRILVDPVLFEGAPLSFFNMAFPGTEIYKPEDFPDIDYLLITHDHWDHLDYKAMKALKDRIGKVVCGLGVGEHLAYWGFPEEKIVELDWNEKSAFTEDFTIDCLPARHFSGRKFTRNKSLWVGWIIETPAKKIYISGDSGYDGHFAKIREKYGKIDLAILENGQYNPDWRYIHMLPEDLVKAAKDIDATRLFTVHNSKYILSTHTWREPLDKIAENAEKENLPLITPMIGEVVRIGDRGQTFQKWWENVK
- a CDS encoding DUF362 domain-containing protein codes for the protein MKLTQTSTVVLLLFIVLSGILPKKTEAAPKAAKPKVYFTKDISPKGLVAVYEALGVKASGRVAVKISTGEPGGHNFLQPALIKDLVQGIKGTLVECNTAYGSQRASAAHHKQVAKDHGFTAIAPVDILDEEGEISLPVKGGKNLKEDFVGSHFRNYDFYVILSHFKGHAMGGFGGAVKNMSIGLASAAGKLWIHSAGKTKSGWSGGTHDQFLESMAEAAKAVADDRKEKIIYISVMNRLSVDCDCDSSPEEPDMHDIGVLSSLDPVALDKACVDLVYAAPDGKSLIERMESRNGVHTLNHGAAIGLGSLDYELVRLDK